ggtctcaccatgttgtccacccttgtctcaaacttccagcctcaagcaatcctcccaccacagcctcctaaagtgctgattgcaagcatgagccactgtgcccagccctaggattatttttatttttatttttatttttatttttgagatggagttttgctcttctcccccaggctggagtgcaatgacactatctccactcactgcaatctctgcctcccaggctcaagcgattctcctgcctcagcctccctagtagctgggattacaggcatgtgccaccacgcccagctagtttttgtattttttttttttttgagacagagtctcgcttagtcgcccaggctggagtgcaatggcgcgatctcggctcactgcaagctccgcctcccgggttcacgccattctcctgcctcagcctcccgagtagctgggactacaggcgcctgccgcctcgcccggctaattttttgcattttttttttttttttagtagagacggggtttcaccgtgttagccaggatggtctcgatctcctgacctcgtgatctgcccgcctcggcctcccaaagtgcagggattacaggcgtgagccaccgcgcccggctagtttttgtatttttacaaaataaaatgtgtccACCACAGCCACCGTTAAGCAGTGGGCAGGTTGTCACCTCTGACTCTGGCCTGGAGATAAGTCAGACTCAATCCATGTGAATTCTACAATCAGTTTGTCAgtttgcacacacatgcacatgcacaaatatacaaacacacactttTTGGCATAGAATTGGGATTgacttgaatctataaatcagtTTATAAGATGATATCTTTACAATATTGAACCTTCCAAATGAAGGAATCCACAGCTTTGGCACAAAGATTACTTTACAGTGAAAACACTTGAAAtgttctctaaacttctcttacTGAACTAAAGGAGAGCCTCCTGAAAATACAACTGCCATTAACCCCCTCCGAGGGAGTTTTCTGCAAATTCCAGAAAGGAGACAGACTGTCCATCTCTATTAGAATTAAAAATCACACAGGAAAACAATAGAGGCCAGGCActgcagctcatgcctgtaatcccagcactttgggaggctgaggcggatcacctgaggtcaggagttccagaccagcctggccaacataattaaaccccatctctactaaaaatacaaaaattagccagacatggtggcagaaaATAATAGAACTATCCATACTTTTCTACTGAACcccgtttttcttttcttttctttttttttttttttgagatggaatcttgctctgttgcccaggctggagtgcagtggcgtgatctcggctcaccacaacctctgcctcccaggttcaagcgattctcctgcctcagcctcccaagtagctgggactacaggcacgcgccaccatgcccggctaatttttgtatttttagtagagatggggtttcactatgttggccaggtttgtcttgaactcctgacctcgtgatcccctgccttggccttccaaagtgctgggattacaggcgtgagccactgtgcccagcctgaaccCCTTTTTCTTAAGTCGGTAAATAAACCTTTACTTCCAGCTATTCAATGAGTTACTCATTACAGAGTTCCCTTGCCTAATGTGTAAATAAACTTTTTCTCTCCACCTGTTGATCTGTCTATTGTTAATTAATTCGCAGGTTCCCAACAACAGGGATCTAGATTGGTAGAGGAAAAGATTTTCCTGTCAAtgcaatccatgaacatggtattctcttcatttaggtctttaaggaattcatctcaataatgttttgtagtttacAGAATAGATACCTGCATATAAATTCAGTTTATTCCTATGCATTAGATATTTTGATACTATTTTGATGGCaacatttcaaatttcattttctatttgtttgttgcTGGTACTGATTATAGCAATAAATTGATTTCTGTACCTTATATCCAGTGATCTTGATAAAttaattcttacttttttttttttttttttgagacaaggtctcagtctcttacccaggctggagagaagtggtacaaccatagcttactgcagcctcaagtgatccacccacctcagcctcctgagtagctgggactgcagggatgcaacaccatgcctggctaatttttgtaattttctgtaaagacagggttttgccatgttgttcaggctagtctcgaactcccgggctcaagtgatccacctgccttggcctcccaaagtgctgggattacaggcatgaaccgccatgcccagcctaattagTTCTTATTCTTCTTAGTCATATagtttgtttataaattattttaattgccgggcgcggtggctcaagcctgtaatcccagcactttgggaggccgaggcgggcggatcacaaggtcaggagatcgagaccacagtgaaaccccgtctctactaaaaatacaaaaaattagccgggcgcggtggcgggcgcctgtagtcccagctactcaggaggctgaggcaggagaatggcgggaacccgggaggcggagcttgcagtgagccgagatcgcgccactgcactccagcctgggcaacagcgtgagactccgtctcaaaaaaaaaaaaaaaaataaaaaataaaaaaataaattattttaattgtacaTACACAATGTAGTTGTTTGAACATAataactgttttttctttttctttctttttttttaagagttgaagtctcactctctcacccaagctggagtgcaatagcacaattatggctcactatagccttgatctcctgagctcaagagatcctcccacctcagcctcctgagtagctgggactaaaggtgcctgCTGCCACAACCTGTTAGAAATTGGTTTTCTTGCCGGTGTGATGgatcacacctgcaatcccagtaagttgacaggccaaggcaggcggatcacctgaggtcaggagtttgagaccagcctggccaacatggtgaaaccctgtctctaatgaaaaaataaaaacattagccaggcgtggtagcatgcacctgtaatcccagctactcaggaggcttaggaaggagaattgcatgaacccaggaggtggaggttgcagtgagccgagattgcactccagctgggtgacagagcgagactccatctcaaaaaaaaaattaataaaaaaaaaaaaaatgtgggccgggcgcagtggctcaagcctgtaatcccagcactttgggaggccgagatgggtggatcatgaggtcagaagatcgagaccatcctggctaacacggtgaaaccctgtctctactaaaaatacaaaaaaactagctgggcatggtggcgggcgcctgtagtcccagctactcgggaagctgaggcaggagaatggcgtaaacccaggaggcggagcttgcagtgaactgagatctggccactgcactccagcctgggtgatagagcgagactccgtctcaaaaaaaaaaaaaaaaaaaatgtgggccaggcgcggtgactcacacctgtaatcccagcactttgggaggctgaggcaggcggatcacatgaggtcaggagttcaggaccagcctggccaacagggcaaaaacccatctctactaaaaatacaaaaaaattagccaggcatggtgacgggcacctataatcccagctaatagggaggctgaggcagaagaatagcttgaacttgggaggcagaggttgcagtaagccaagatcacaccactgcactccagccttggtgacgagtgaaattctgtctcaaaaaaaaaaaaaaaagtgtatggaAACGCAAAGGGCCAAGAATAGTAACATtgaagagaaaaactggaaacctTACACTACCGGATATAAAGCTATCATAAAGCTATAATCATCAAAACAGGGTGGCATTTCCACATGAATAGACAGGCCAATGGTAAAgtatagagaatccagaaatattCACACATGCACAGTCATATGACTTGTGACGAAAGTGACACTGTGGTGCAGCGGGATAAGAATGGCCTTTTCCAGACATGTCATTGGATCACCTGAATATGCGcagacaaaaaaataaactttaacatCTACCTCACATAATACACAAAAATTTATTCCACAGGGATTGCTGATCAAAATATGAGAGGCACAAATATAACacttttatataaaaacaaaaaagtaggaGGCTGGGTatactggctcatgcctataaactctgtgctttgggaggccaaggtgggaggattgcttcagagaaggagttcaagaccatactgggcggccgggcgcggtggctcaagcctgtaatcccagcactttgggaggccgaggcgggtggatcacgaggtcaggagatcgagactatcctggctaacatggtgaaaccccgtctctactaaaaatacaaaaaaaaaaactagccgggcgtggtggcaggcgcctgtagtctcagctacttgggaggctgaggcgggagaatggcatgaacccgggaggcagagcttgcagtgagccgagttcacgccactgcactccagcctgggagacacagcaagactccgtctcaaaaaaaaaaaaaaaaaaaaaaaaagaccatactgggcaacatggtgaaaccctatctctacaaaaaataaataaaattagccgggtatggtggtgcacctgCCGCGATGccaggctaattaaaaaaataaaattattagagatggggtttcgtcatgttggtcaggcttgtcttgaacttcttttttgtttgttgttttttgaaatatagtctcgctctgtcgcccaggctggagtgcagtggtgcaaccttggctcactgcaacctccgcctcccagctactcagcaggctgagctACGAGGATCATGTAAGCCCGAGAGTtgaaggctgtagtgagttgtgatggtgccactgcactcaggcctggacaatagagcaagactctgtctcaaaaaaaaaaaaaaaaaaaaaaaaaaaaaactttcattctTCAAAACACGCCAGCAAGAGAGGGAAAAGGCAAATCATAGACTGGAAGAAGCCATTTGCAATATATCAATCCGACAAATAACTCAAATGCAGGACATACAGAGACCTCCTGCCAATCAAAAGGGGAAAAGTAGAGGAACCCTCCTGCCTATCAAAAGGGGAAAGGTAGAGAACCCAGTGGAAAATGTATTGCAATACATCAATCTGACAAATAACTCAAATTCTGGACATACAGAGACCTCCTGCCAATCAAAAGGGGAAAGGTAGAGAACCCAGTGGAAAATTGATGGCAATACATTAATCCAACAAATAACTCAAATTCTGGACATACAGAGACCTCCTGCCAATCAAAAGGGGAAAGGTAGAGAACCCTCCTGCCAATCAAAAGGGGAAAGGTAGAGAAGCCAGTGGAAAATTGATGCCAATACATCAATCTGACAAATAACTCAAATTCTGGACATACAGAAACCTCCTGCCAATCAAAAGGGGAAAGGTAGAGAACCTAGTGGAAAATGACTTGACTCACAAAAGAGGatggtatctttttctttttcttttctttttgagatggagttttgctcgtgttgcccaggctggagtacagtggtacgatctcggctcactgcaacctccgccctctgatttcaagcaattctcctgcctcagcctctcgggtagctgggactacaggcacacaccaccacgcccagctaattttttgtatttttagtagagatggggtttcaccatgttggccaggatggtctcgaactcctgacctcgtgatccacctgccttggcctcccaaagtgctgggattacaggcatgagccaccacgcccggccacccaggcagtttcttaaaaagttaaacataggccaggtacagtggcttacacatctgtattcccagcactctgggaggctactcatcacttgaacccaggagttcaagaccaaagtgggcaacatggtgaaaccccttctctacaaaaacatcacaaaagaattttaatgtttttattttttctgccacgctcagctaatttttgtatgttttgtagagttgacgtctcactatgttgcccaggctggtctcaaactcctgacctcaagctatccacacacttctgtctcccaaagtgctgggattacaggcatgaacactgcacccagtcaaaaaacacaaaaattagcccggcatggtggcgtgtgcctgtagtcccagctactggacaGGGGTggggttgaggttgcagtgagcagaaagcgtgtcactgcactccagcctgggtgacagagccagaccttgtctcaaaaaaaaaaaaaaaaaaaaaaggaatgagatattCATGCAATAAAATGGACCATGcattgtatgactccatttatatgaaatgctcAAATAATGCAATCTATTGAGGCAGAAATCTATTGAGATCAGTGATTTTTAGGGGATGAAGGAAGGAGGCGAATGGAGAGTCACTGCAAATGAACGTGAGGGATCTTTTggagatgatggaaatgttctgaaattggAATGTGGAGATGGTTGCATAACCATGTCAGTTTACTGAAAATCATCAAATCGTACCCTTAAAATGGGTgagtttcggccgggcgcagtggctcatgcctgtaataccagcactttgggaggccgaggcaggtggatcacgaggtcaggagattgagaccattgtgaccaacatggtgaaaccccatctctactaaaaatacaaaaattagccaggtgtggtggcaggcacctgtagtcccagctactcgggaggctgaggcagaagaatcgcttgaacccaggaggcagaagttgcagtgagctgagatcatgccactgcactccagcctgggtgccagagcgagactctgtctcaaaaaaattaaaaaattaaaaatataattaattcaagatggattagagacttaaatgttagacctaataccataaaaaccctagaagaaaacctaggtaataccattgaggacataggcatgggcaaggacttcatgtctaaaacaccaaaagcaatggcaacaaaagccaaaattgacaaatgggatctaattaaactaaagagcttctgcacagcaaataaactaccatcagagtgaacagacaacctacagaatgggagaaaatttttgcaatctactcatctgacaaaggcctaatatccagaacctacaaagaactcaaacaaatttacaagaaaaaaaacaaacaaccccatcaaaaagtgggcaaaggatatgaatagacatttctcaaaagaggacattcatacagccaacagacacatgaaaaaatgctcatcatcactggccatcagagaaatgcaaatcaaaaccacaatgagataccatctcacaccagttagaatggcaatcattaaaaagtcaggaaacaacaggtgctggagaggatgtggagaaataggaacacttttacactgttggtgggattgtaaactagttcaaccattatggaaaacagtatggcgattcctcaaggatctagaactagatgtaccatatgacccagccatcccattactgggtatatacccaaaggattataaatcatgctgctataaagacacatgcacacgtatgtttattgcggcactattcataatagcaaagacttggaatcaaccgaaatgtccatcagtgacagactggattaagaaaatgtggcacatatacaccatggaatactatgcagccataaaaaaggatgagtttgtgtcctttgtagggacatggatgcagctggaaaccatcattctcagcaaactatcgcaagaacagaaaaccaaacaccacatgttctcactcataggttggaactgaacaatgagatcacttggactcgggaaggggaacatcacacaccggggcctatcacggggagggaggaggggggagggattgcattgggagttatacctgatgtaaatgacgagttgatgggtgctgatgagttgatgggtgcagcacaccaacatggcacaagtatacatatgtaacaaacctgcacgttatgcacatgtaccctagaacttaaagtataataaaaaaaagaaaaagaaaaaataaaaaaagaaaagaaaacaaagggtgAGTTTCATGGTGTGTAGATTATACCTTGATAAAGctgtttaaacaaacaaaacaggccagggcgtggtggctcatacctgtagtcccggctacttggggggttaaagtgggaagattgcttgagcctgggaggttgaggctgcagtgagctgtgactgcaccactacactgcagcctgggtgactgagtgagtctcagaaaaaaaaaaggccaggcgcagcatctcacatgtgtaatcccagcactttgggaggccaaggcaggtggatcacctgagatcaggtgggcgtggtgacgggtgcctgtaatcccagctacttgggaggctgaggcaggagaatcacttgaacttgggaggtggaggtggcagtgagccaagatggcgccactgcactccagcctgggtgacagagagagactccgtctcaaaacacaaacaagcaaaaaagccAGAACACCGGGGTCCAGGACCTCTCTCACTGGAATTGGCAAATGCTGTCATGAATGGTagggggggtgggtggggaggtggggttCACAGTCTCTATGCTGGGCCCAAGTGGATCCCGCCTAACTCAGAGACCTCAGGAATGAATGTCTGTATTTCTGAGGTTTTTGATTTTCCAGAATCTAAACCCCTCTGTTGGACTGGGGACACGCCACTGCTGTGAGTCCGAGTCAGGAACAGCCTGCAACAGAAACTGGAGAAACCCATGGCTTCCCCGTATGGGGACTAGTCTCCCACAACCAGAAGGCTGCCATAGGATGTCACCGGGAACCCAGGCTCCTGGTTCAGCCCTACTCTCCTCATTACGGGGCTCTTAGCCACATGCCCAAAAGATGCCTGCTGCCCCTTGGCATCACAGCCTCCTTCCAGGCAGGAGATGGGGGCAGGGGGTGTCAGAGGAAGTGTGTGTCTAATCTGTCACTTTTTATGGAAAAGTCACTGAATTTTACAGAACCCCCATTCCACATAGCCATCCTGTACTATAGGGGGTCTGGGAGGTCCACTGTTCTTGGCTGGATACATAGTCACCCTTCATTTATGAAGGGCCTTGTGTAgcggctcaggcttgtaatcccagcactatgggaggcccaggcaggaggatcacctgagtccagaagtttgagactagcctgggcaacacagggagacctggtctctactaaaaaataaaacaaaataaataagataaattttttttgaaggaaaatttgtattttaattatttttatgcacAGAAAACTCAACAGTGTACATTTAACCCAGTTTAGTGGCAACTTCTTTAGCTTTTGCCTTTTCGAGCTTGGCGATACAAGTCACAGACTTGGGACCCAAGACATTGCCGCCCCAGTGACGATGGATCTCATCGTATCTGTCGTTGTAATTGGTCCTGATAACTTCCACCAGCTTAGCCAAAGCGCCTTTGTCTTCTGAGTTCACTTGTGTAAAGGCGACAGTGGTCCAGGTCTTCCTGTGGACTAGACGTCCCAGTCTTGCCTTCCCCTTGATAATGCAGTAAGGGACCCCCATTTTACGACACAGGGCAGGCAAGAAGACAACCAGCTCGATGGGATCCACGTCGTGTGCAATCACCGCCAGCTGAGCCTTCTTGTTCTCCACCAAGGTGGTGACGGTGTTAACTCCTGCTCGAAAGACAGGTGGTCTCTTAGTGGGGACATCCCCTTTGCCAGCAGCTTTCTTCTCGGCCTGGGCCAACAGCCTCTGCTTCTTCTCTTGCTTTATCTCTGATCTGTACTTGTGGGCCAGCTTAAGCAGCTGAGTAGCTGTCTGGCGGTCCAGGGCCTGGGTGAACTGGTTAATTGCAGGAGGCACTTCCAGTCGCTTATAGAGGATGGCTTTCTGCCGCTGCAACCTGATAGAGCGGGGCCATTTCACAAAGCGGGTGAGGTCTCTTTTGGGCTGGATGTCCTGTCCAATGCCAAAATTCTTAGGTCTTTTCTCAAACAGGGGATTCACCACTTTCTTGGCCTCCTGCTTTTTCACGACAGCAGGGGCCAGAGCCACCTTCTTGCCCTTGGCCTTCTTTCCTTTCGGCATCTTGGGCGGCGGAGGagcaagatacattttttttagagaaagagtctcactctgctagccaggctggagtgcagtggtgcaatgatggCTTattgaagcctcgacctcctgggctcaagcaaacctcctgcctcagcctcctgagtagctgggactataggcacgcaccaccacacctggcgcattttgaaacattttatagaaacagggtctcactatgtttctcaggctggtcttggactcctgggctcaagcgatcctcccacctcggcctcccaaagtgctgatattataggtgtgaaccaccatacctggcctgaaCCTGAAATCTTGGGGAAGGCTTCAAGGACACAAAGAGACCCCTAGGATCCATATTAGGGGGTGGGGTAGGTCCAGGGCAGTGGTGGGGGGTGGTACCCATGGTGCTGACAGCCCTCTGACCTTGGAGTCCCCCAGTGCTTCATGCTCGTTGCAACCCAACAGACAGACTCCTTGCTGAGAAGTGGCTGCCCAGCCAGGGACTATAGTTAGGGGCAGTTAGGTGTGGTCAGGGCACCAAGTTCTAGGAAAAATAAGCCAGCCAAGTGAAGTGGGTTACTTCCAGCCCTGGTCCATACAAGccatgctgtgtcctcacaaagACCATCCCCAGGGGGACCTTGAAATAAACACACTGAAGATGGCAGAGTTGCAACAGCCTGAGTCCCTGAATGACAGTGTGGAGGAGGAGGGCTGCCCTGCCAACCTGTTCCCAGCTAGTACAGCTGtgcattgcttaatgacagggacACAGTCTGAGAAAGGCATTGTTTGGTGATTtcgtcattgtgcaaacatcacagagtgggcttacacaaacctagatagtgtagcctgctacacacctaggctacgtGGTCGAGCTTTCTGCTTCTAGGCTATAAACCTaaacagcatgtgactgtactgaaaaTTGCAGGGAGTTacaacacaatggtaagtatttgcatGTCTAGACACATCTAAacgtagaaaaggtacagtaaaaatacgcTATTATAATTTTACgagaccactgttgtatatgcgGTTTGTTGTTGACAGAAACCTCATTATGTGGTACATtacttcactgttttttttttttttttttttttttttgagatggagtctcgctctgtcaccaggctggagtgcggtggcacgatcccggctcactgcaacctccacctccctggttcaagcgattctcctgccccagccccccaagtagctgggattacaggcacgcgccaccaagcccagctaatttcagtatttttagtagacaggtttcaccatgttggccaggatggtctcgatctcctgacctcgcaatccacccaccttggcttcccaaagtgctgggattacaggtgtgagccaccgtgcccggcccatgacttcactgttttattttgtttgtttatttatttatttatttttgagatagggtctcactctgttgcccaggctggagtgcagtggcacaatctcagttcacttcaAGCTGCAACTCTCCTGCTCGAGCAgccatcccacctcagcctcctgagtatctgggactagaAGAGCAAGCTACCACGtgtgactaacttttgtatttttgtagagatagcatCTCTGTATATTGCCCaggggctggtctcaaactcctgggctcaagcgatcctccagctttggcctccctaagtgctgggattacaagcatgagctagcatgactggcctatttttatttttattttattttatttttattttttgagacagagtctcgctctgttgcccaggcttgagtgcagtcatgcgatcttggctcactgcaacctccaactcctgggtttaagtgattctcctgcctcagccccctgagtacctgggattacaggcacacaccaccacgcctaagttttgtatttttagcagagatggagtttcaccatgttggtcaggccagtctcgaactcctgacctcaagtgatctgcccaccttggcctcccaaagtactgggattacaggcgtgagccactgtgtccagctgtattttaatttttatgatttatttgtatttgtagaggaggagtcttgctatgttgcccaggctgttctccaactcctgagctcaagcaatcctcctgcctgagcctcccaaagtgctgggattacacgtgtgagcacGGCAACTGGCCA
The sequence above is a segment of the Macaca nemestrina isolate mMacNem1 chromosome 20, mMacNem.hap1, whole genome shotgun sequence genome. Coding sequences within it:
- the LOC139360496 gene encoding uncharacterized protein C9orf85-like, which translates into the protein MSPIWNLALLPRLECSGVISAHHNLCLPGSSDSPASASQVAGTTGTHHHAQLIFCIFSRDGVS